One window of the Rosa rugosa chromosome 3, drRosRugo1.1, whole genome shotgun sequence genome contains the following:
- the LOC133737215 gene encoding phototropin-1-like, which yields MATHSVTELVQAVRRPRSLSESTNLPFRKSGGGGRGEKTALFHGGYSEKSNSKPRLPDNPIIFASNSFLELTEYSCEEILGRNCRFLQGPETDPATVKKIREAIDNQTDVTVQLINYTKSGKKFWNVFHLQLMRDQKGEVQYFIGVQLDGSQHIEPLHNSIPEVTVKESEKLVKETAVNVDEAARELPDANMKPEDLWMNHSKVIHPKPHRRDSPPWRAIQKILDSGEQIRLKHFKPIKPLGSGDTTPISESDNTYQTTTNILTVV from the exons ATGGCTACACATTCAGTAACTGAGCTTGTGCAGGCAGTGAGGAGACCGAGGTCACTTAGTGAATCGACAAATCTTCCCTTTAGAAAGTCTGGAGGTGGCGGTAGGGGAGAGAAG ACGGCGCTCTTTCATGGG GGTTATTCGGAAAAGTCAAACTCAAAGCCAAGGCTGCCTGATAATCCCATT ATATTTGCATCCAACAGCTTCTTAGAGCTAACGGAGTACAGCTGCGAAGAAATATTGGGAAGAAATTGCAG ATTCCTTCAAGGACCTGAGACTGATCCAGCAACTGTGAAAAAAATAAGAGAGGCAATTGACAACCAGACTGACGTGACTGTACAACTCATCAATTACACGAAAAGCG GCAAAAAGTTCTGGAATGTCTTTCATCTGCAGCTTATGCGTGATCAAAAG GGAGAAGTACAGTATTTTATTGGAGTACAACTTGATGGCAGTCAGCACATTGAGCCTCTGCATAACTCTATTCCTGAAGTTACAGTAAAAGAGAGTGAAAAACTG GTCAAAGAGACTGCAGTTAATGTTGATGAGGCAGCAAGAGAACTTCCAGATGCCAATATG AAACCAGAAGATTTATGGATGAATCATTCGAAGGTCATTCATCCAAAGCCTCATAGACGGGACAGCCCCCCTTGGAGAGCTATTCAAAAG ATTCTAGACAGTGGAGAACAGATAAGATTGAAACATTTTAAGCCTATAAAGCCCTTGGGATCTGGtgacactacaccaatttcggaatcagacaacacatatcagacgacaacaaacattttaactgtcgtctga
- the LOC133737216 gene encoding uncharacterized protein LOC133737216, protein MEMIENQGEAEAESVFVMVEFDKDDFYSGGIYEMKLDHLQQLDRAWNMDGSLAVKCTHIGQSFMFCINQYMSYAHLFEYICERFSFSATNGIELHYSLPGCSIFFLRNDDDFQMLFSGAKIYKLDCVDITVLKNNGSCSKNASISFEDSCSGIVDEDDYLTEAFRTKVQKSYLSNEWASYIQSVGQKFRGGSPKFREKLRKYAVEVGFSFVFIRNDWDRIHAVCSNWGTEGCDWNVRGYVSPANGCFIIGDLNNVHPCKGVLRKQKHELLGSKIVKTCIEEDISYNLSLKPREIIIKFKSAYGFDISYKVSWKAKQKAREMIYGSEADSFNKLTWYRDAVFETNLGSSFVLEVDPSSNRFQRLFLAYAGCVKGFEFCLPVLFVDGTFGKSVYKGQILCATGKNGNHGFFPLAMCVCDSETDANWSFFFQHLKSLLEPQGRLITFISDRGVVLLSAFDKIFPGNPHLFCYKHLVHNLMTKYNGKGSSVLKDDVKKKFFELAYSCTEKEYHFHLRELREVCGVDIIDSFLADLPLQNW, encoded by the exons ATGGAGATGATAGAGAACCAGGGGGAAGCTGAAGCTGAATCCGTGTTTGTTATGGTGGAGTTCGATAAAGATGATTTCTACAGTGGTGGTATATACGAAATGAAACTTGACCACCTTCAGCAACTTGATCGAGCATG GAATATGGATGGTTCTTTAGCTGTTAAGTGCACTCATATTGGACAAAGTTTCATGTTTTGTATTAATCAATATATGAGCTATGCTCATTTGtttgaatacatttgtgaacgGTTCAGTTTTTCTGCAACTAATGGTATTGAGCTTCATTATTCTCTTCCTGgatgttctattttttttcttcgcaATGATGACGATTTCCAGATGCTGTTTAGCGGTGCCAAGATTTACAAGTTGGATTGTGTTGATATTACGGTGTTGAAGAACAATGGAAGTTGCAGCAAAAATGCTTCTATTTCATTTGAAGATAGCTGCTCCGGTATtgtggatgaagatgattacCTCACTGAGGCATTTAGAACTAAAGTTCAAAAGTCTTACTTGTCGAATGAGTGGGCTAGTTACATTCAAAGTGTAGGGCAGAAATTTCGTGGCGGTTCCCCCAAGTTCCGAGAGAAGCTCAGAAAATATGCTGTTGAAGTTGGGTTCAGCTTTGTGTTTATTAGAAATGATTGGGATAGAATTCATGCGGTTTGTTCCAATTGGGGAACCGAAGGATGTGATTGGAATGTCCGTGGTTATGTATCCCCTGCAAATGGATGCTTTATAATTGGTGATTTGAACAATGTGCACCCTTGCAAAGGTGTTCTTCGGAAGCAAAAACATGAGCTTTTGGGATCGAAAATTGTCAAGACATGTATTGAAGAGGACATTAGCTATAACTTATCATTGAAGCCAAGGGAAATTATCATCAAGTTCAAGTCAGCTTATGGGTTTGATATATCGTACAAGGTTTCTTGGAAAGCAAAGCAGAAGGCTAGGGAAATGATTTATGGTTCTGAGGCTGATTCGTTTAACAAGTTAACATGGTATAGGGATGCTGTATTTGAGACTAACCTGGGATCTTCGTTTGTTTTGGAAGTTGATCCATCGAGCAATCGGTTTCAGAGGCTTTTCCTAGCTTATGCAGGCTGTGTTAAAGGTTTTGAATTCTGTCTTCCCGTCTTGTTTGTCGATGGGACTTTTGGGAAGAGTGTCTACAAGGGGCAGATACTTTGTGCAACTGGAAAGAATGGAAATCATG GTTTCTTTCCTCTTGCAATGTGTGTCTGTGATTCTGAGACTGATGCTAATTGGTCTTTTTTCTTCCAACACTTGAAGAGCTTGCTGGAACCTCAAGGTAGATTAATTACGTTTATTAGTGATCGTGGTGTTGTACTGTTGAGTGCTTTCGACAAGATATTTCCTGGTAATCCTCATCTTTTCTGTTACAAGCACTTGGTGCATAACCTTATGACTAAATACAACGGTAAAGGGTCTTCTGTTTTGAAAGATGATGTTAAAAAGAAGTTTTTTGAGTTGGCATATTCGTGCACTGAAAAGGAATATCATTTTCATTTAAGAGAGTTGAGAGAAGTTTGTGGTGTTGATATTATAGATTCATTTCTTGCTGATTTGCCTCTTCAAAATTGGTGA